In Myxococcales bacterium, the following are encoded in one genomic region:
- a CDS encoding very short patch repair endonuclease gives MPAVPRYAPFTPASSRASKAARGSSAKRDTKCELVLRRAVWARGLRYRVDLSGLPGRPDLVFTKARVVVFCDGDFWHGKNFEQRIARLEDGHNAPYWVAKITRNVERDMSNTAQLDRDGWRVLRFWESDILKDVDRITDEIVAVVRGASGAPSG, from the coding sequence ATGCCCGCCGTACCCCGCTACGCCCCCTTCACGCCCGCGTCGTCGCGCGCCTCGAAGGCCGCGCGTGGCTCGAGCGCGAAGCGGGACACCAAGTGCGAGCTCGTTCTCCGTCGCGCGGTCTGGGCGCGCGGCCTTCGCTATCGGGTCGACCTTTCCGGGCTCCCGGGGCGACCCGATCTCGTCTTCACGAAGGCGCGGGTCGTCGTCTTCTGCGACGGCGACTTCTGGCACGGAAAGAACTTCGAACAGCGAATCGCCCGCCTCGAAGATGGGCACAACGCCCCGTATTGGGTGGCCAAGATCACGCGCAACGTAGAGCGTGACATGTCCAATACGGCACAGCTCGACCGCGACGGCTGGCGGGTCCTGCGCTTCTGGGAGTCGGATATCCTGAAGGACGTGGACCGCATCACCGACGAGATCGTTGCCGTGGTTCGCGGCGCGTCCGGCGCACCGTCAGGCTGA